The Comamonas sp. lk genome contains the following window.
CGGGCTTTTTTGTGGACTGTTGTGCGCTTTACGAGCACCCAGAAACCACTACGGTCAGAGTTCTGGGTCAGCGATCAGCAAAAAATGACCGCAACCCTATAACGCCACAGCACCTGTAGCTATCAAAACAAAAGCAGTCCTAAGACTGCTTTTGTTGAATGGATCAGGGACGCTTACTTGAGTGTATCCAGCGGCCAGCGCGGCTTCACATCAAAAGCGTATTCCTTGTTGGCCTCTTCGCGCCCGGCCTGCAGGCGCATGGCGGCGGCCATGGCAATCATGGCGCCGTTGTCGGTGCACAAATGCAGTTCGGGGTAATGCACACGGATCTTGCGTTGGGCACAGGCCTGGTTGAGCTGTTCGCGCAGCAGCTTGTTGGCACCCACGCCACCGGCAACCACCACGCGCTTCATGCCCGTCTGCTCCAGCGCCTTCATGGTTTTCTTGACCAGTACATCCACAATCGCGGCCTGGGTGCTAGCGGCCAGATCCACCTTGCGTGCTTCCAGCTCGTCGCCCAGCTTTTTGGCCTGGGTGAGCACCGCCGTCTTGAGGCCGGCAAACGAAAAATCCAGATCGCCGGAATGCAGCAGGGGGCGCGGCAACTTGAAGGCTGCGGGGTCGCCCCCTTCGGCCAGCTTGGAGAGCACCGGGCCGCCGGGATACGGCAGGCCCATGAGCTTGGCCGACTTGTCAAAGGCTTCGCCGGCAGCATCGTCAATGGTTTCGCCCAGGATTTCGTACTCGCCCACGCCGTCCACGCGCATCAGCTGGGTGTGACCGCCCGAAACCAGCAAGGCAATGAAAGGAAACTCCGGCGGGTCTTCGCTCAAAAAAGGCGAAAGCAGATGGCCTTCCAGGTGGTGCACGCCCAGCACCGGCTTGTCCAGCGCGGCGGCCATGGCGCATGCAGCACCCGAGCCCACCAGCAAGGCTCCAGCCAGGCCCGGGCCGCGCGTGAAAGCGATCACATCCACGTCTTCCAGCGCCTGTCCAGCATCGGCCAGCACTTTTTCGGTCAGCGGCAGCACACGACGGATATGGTCGCGGCTGGCCAGCTCGGGCACCACGCCGCCATAGGCGCGGTGCATTTCAATCTGGCTGTACAAGGCGTGAGACAGCAGGCTAGGCACGCCCGCACCATCCGGCGTACGCACCAGGGCCACGCCAGTTTCATCACAAGAGGATTCGATTCCCAGGATCAGCAAACTCATGGCCGCAAGTGTAGGACTTGCGCCTGCCGCATGCACAAAGGCGGGCATTTGCAGCCCGCCTTTTACTCATAAACAATAGCTAGCAGCGCTTTATTCAGGTGTGGGTTCCCGAAATATAGTGTTCAAGCTGCTGGATGGTGAACTGCTGCTCGGAAATGATTTCCTTGACCAGATCGCCAATCGAGAGAATGCCCAACAGCTGGCGCTCGTCATTCATGACAGGCAAATGGCGAATGCGGTTGGTGGTCATCAGCGACATGCACTCGCCTATGTTCTGGCGCGGCAGCACGCAATGCACCTTGCGCGTCATCACTTCACTGACCGGGGTGCTGCCCGAATTGCGCCCTTGCAGCGCAATCTTGCGCGCATAGTCCCGCTCGGTCACGATGCCGGCCAGGCTGCTTCCTTCCAGCACCAGCAGGGCACCAATCCCTTTTTCGGCCATCAGCTTCAGGGCATCGAGCATGGTGTTGGAGGGCGATACGCTGTGAATGGCGCTACTTCCCTTGGCGCGCAGTACGTCGGCTACGGTCGTCATAAGGTCCTCCTTTAGGTACACAAACGCGTTTCAAAACCAGTGTGTAGAGCTTGCTGCATTGCGGCAATCAGGCGATGCCCTCATGTCACATAAGAATGTCCGCACGCAAAACATGGTATGAGGTCGCAGCGCGTTCATCCTGCCGCCATGACATGAAAAAGGCAGCCTGAGCTGCCTTGATCGTGAGGTCGAGCGCTTTTCAGCGGCGACCGCCCAGAAAGCTGCCACCGATCTTCAACAGATCGCCCACGTCCAGCTTGCCGTCGCCGTTCTGGTCCAGCAGGCTGCCCAGAATGCCACCAGCTGCGCCACCTTGCGCCTGAATCTGGCCGCGTTCCTGGCCCAGGGCATCGCCCAGGTCATTGGCACCCATGCCTTGGGATTGCACACGGCTGGCCAAAAAGGACATGACCAGCGGCGCCAGCATGGCCAACAACTGGCCGGCATTGCCGCCCAGACCCGTGGCCTGACCGAGTTGCGATTCGGCCTGTTGCTGCTGACCGCCAAAGATATTGCCCAGGATGGCGCCGGCACCGGATTGCGAGTCACCGCCGCCCAGCAAGCCACCCAGAATGTCGCCCAGACCACCGGCTCCACCACCGCCGGCACCGCCCAGCAAACCGCCCAGGCCACCGATCAAACTACCCAGATCCATGGCGCCATTGGCACTGCTGTGGTCGCGCTGCAGCGCACCCAGCAGATCCGCCGCCCCCTGGGGCTGGGCAGCGTTCTGGCCCAGAGCACCAAACAACATGGGCAAAGCAACGCCCACCGCCTGCTCGGCCTGAACGGAATCGACCCCCAGTTGCTGAGCCAGGCTTTGCATGGGCGCGCCCTGCAGCTGGCCCATCAGTTCTTCGGTCAATGATGCATTGCTAGTCATGAAAATCTCCTAAAAAGCAGCGCACATCCTACACGTGCACCGTGCAGGCGCGCGCAAGCAATGTTCGCCTTGCAGACGTCGCTTTAGCGCCGAATTCGGCCTCCGGCCCTGACGCCATCAGGCTTTCGCCGTCACCGCACGTGTCAACAGATCGACCCCCATCAGAAAATCGTCTATATCCATCGCTTCAAAAGGATTGTGCGAGCCGTTTTCGTTGCGAATGAACACCATGGCGGACGGCACGCCCGCGTTGGCGAAAACCGCCGCATCATGGCCGGCTCCGCTGGCAATGCGCTCCAGCTTCACGCCTGCGGGAGCTACGGCCTCCAGTCGATTCAGCCAGGCAGCATCCATGGTGGCAGGCTCCGTGAACAGCCGCTCGTCGAACTCGAAGCGCACATTGCGGTCGCGCTCTATGGCCTGGCACTCGTCCCGCATCAAGGTGTAAAAGCGCTCCAGGGTTTGGGTGTCCTGGCTGCGCACCTCGAAACTGAAAGCGACTTCTCCGGGAATAACGGAGACGGCATGCGATTGCGCAGCGGTGGAACAGATGCCCGTGGTCATCACCATGTCCATGCCCATCTGCAGCAGCACGCGCCAATGCTCGTCCATGCGCGACAGCAGTTCGGCAACCGCCAGCAGCGCATCCTTGCGCAGCCAGCGCGGCACGGCGCCCGAGTGGCCGGTCTCGCCAATACAGCGGATCAGGTTGTGGCGAACATTGCCACGGATGCCGGTGACCAGTGCCACAGGCCAGCCACGGTTGACCATGACCGGCCCCTGCTCGATATGCAGCTCCAGATAAGCCGCCATCTGCGCGGGATCGATCAGGGGCTCGCCACGCTGGATGGCCTCGATATCCGCGCCGCAGCGCGACATGGCCTCGCTCAAAACACCTGCGCCATCGCGGTGGCGCCGCGCCAGAGTCCCGGCAGGCAATTTTCCCAGCAGCGAGAGAGAGCCCAGATAGGCCTTGCCGTACCAGGCGCTTTCCTCTCCGCGCAGGGCCAGCACCTTGAGCGGCACAGCCTCTTCATGGCGGCCGCGCAAGCCCAGCAAGATCAGCATGCCGGCAACAATACCTGCCAAGCCGTCAAAATTTCCGCCCTGCGGTACGGAGTCCGCGTGCGAGCCTATGGCCAGAAAAGGCAGATCCCGGTTTTCCTCCGGCAGGCTCAGCCACAGATTGCCGGCTCTATCGCACTCATGGTGCAGGCCCAACTCCCGGGCCCGCTCTTCAATAATGCGCAGCGCAGTGTTCTCGCCTTTGCCATAGCTTTCACGCGTCACGCCCGGGCCGTCAGCGGTTGCCTGGCGAATTTCGGCAAGCAGGGATTGCGCCAGCTCGCGCGCATCCAGCAAGGTATCGCAGCTCATCATGCTCCGGTACCTCCATGGCGTAGGGACCATTCCACGGGCGAAGCCGAGAAATCGGCCAGCGTGGTTTGCTGCGCAGCACTGAGTTGCCCGCTGGCAAGCAAGGCCTCATGCAGATGGCTCCAGGTTGCGAGCGCGTGCAAGGACAAAGCGTGATCGGCCAAGGTGCTGGCCTGCTGGGCGTACAGCGCATAGTCGAGCAAGACCAGCACATCTTCGATCACCGGGCCTGCGCGGCGCAAGGCCGCCACGGTTCCGGCCTTGGAGCGACCGTCGGTGGTCACATCGTCGACCAGCAACACCTTGGCATCGGCAGGCAAACGGCCTTCCAACTGAGCCGTGATGTCCCAGCCGACCGGACGCTTGCGCAGATAAAGCATGGGCAGCTCCAGCCGCTCGGCCAGCCATGCCGCAAAGGCGATGCCCGAGCTTTCGGTCCCGACGATGGCATTGATGCCGCGCGCAGCAATCACCGGCTTCACGGAGCGGGCCGCAATGTCCATGATTTCGCGGCGTCCACGCACATCCGACATCAGGACTTGCGCATCCACATAGACCGGGCTGGCCCAGCCAGATGTGTAAATAAACGGTTGATGCGAGGCAATGCGTACAGCACCCAGGCCTACCAGGGCCTGGGCAACGCGTGGCGCGTCGGAGTCGGAGAGAAGCATGGGCATGTCCGTGGGCAAAACGGCATGTTAAGAAGCTAGGCGCCAGACAAGAAGTGTCTAAAATTCCTCAAGCCGTTCCCAAACGCGATGGCTCATGCGGCATGCCCCCGATCGCATGCTCCTTCCAACCGGTGCATCCTGCCTGCACCTCGAGCATCCGACGGCTATTGCTTCCATGTCCGACTTCACTTCATCGCGCAGCTTTTTGCGCCAGATCGACCTGGCTTCCCTGGATCTGTTTGTGCTGATCTGTGAGTTCGGCAGCATTGCACGTGCGGCCGAGCATGGCGGCATGGTCGCCTCGGCAGTCAGCAAGCGTATTGCCGAGCTGGAATCCCTGGCGCGCACCCCGCTGCTTCTGCGTCACGCCCGGGGAGTGCGCCCTACCCCCGCCGGACAGTTGCTGCTGGAGCATGCGCGCACCATCTTGCTTGGCGTGGAACATCTGCGCGACGACTTGATTGAATATGCCCGTGGCGTGCGCGGGCTGGTGCGCCTAAGTGCCAATGCC
Protein-coding sequences here:
- a CDS encoding CBS domain-containing protein, producing the protein MTTVADVLRAKGSSAIHSVSPSNTMLDALKLMAEKGIGALLVLEGSSLAGIVTERDYARKIALQGRNSGSTPVSEVMTRKVHCVLPRQNIGECMSLMTTNRIRHLPVMNDERQLLGILSIGDLVKEIISEQQFTIQQLEHYISGTHT
- a CDS encoding phosphoribosyltransferase family protein, which codes for MLLSDSDAPRVAQALVGLGAVRIASHQPFIYTSGWASPVYVDAQVLMSDVRGRREIMDIAARSVKPVIAARGINAIVGTESSGIAFAAWLAERLELPMLYLRKRPVGWDITAQLEGRLPADAKVLLVDDVTTDGRSKAGTVAALRRAGPVIEDVLVLLDYALYAQQASTLADHALSLHALATWSHLHEALLASGQLSAAQQTTLADFSASPVEWSLRHGGTGA
- a CDS encoding DUF937 domain-containing protein encodes the protein MTSNASLTEELMGQLQGAPMQSLAQQLGVDSVQAEQAVGVALPMLFGALGQNAAQPQGAADLLGALQRDHSSANGAMDLGSLIGGLGGLLGGAGGGGAGGLGDILGGLLGGGDSQSGAGAILGNIFGGQQQQAESQLGQATGLGGNAGQLLAMLAPLVMSFLASRVQSQGMGANDLGDALGQERGQIQAQGGAAGGILGSLLDQNGDGKLDVGDLLKIGGSFLGGRR
- the tsaD gene encoding tRNA (adenosine(37)-N6)-threonylcarbamoyltransferase complex transferase subunit TsaD, which encodes MSLLILGIESSCDETGVALVRTPDGAGVPSLLSHALYSQIEMHRAYGGVVPELASRDHIRRVLPLTEKVLADAGQALEDVDVIAFTRGPGLAGALLVGSGAACAMAAALDKPVLGVHHLEGHLLSPFLSEDPPEFPFIALLVSGGHTQLMRVDGVGEYEILGETIDDAAGEAFDKSAKLMGLPYPGGPVLSKLAEGGDPAAFKLPRPLLHSGDLDFSFAGLKTAVLTQAKKLGDELEARKVDLAASTQAAIVDVLVKKTMKALEQTGMKRVVVAGGVGANKLLREQLNQACAQRKIRVHYPELHLCTDNGAMIAMAAAMRLQAGREEANKEYAFDVKPRWPLDTLK
- a CDS encoding hydantoinase/carbamoylase family amidase; this translates as MMSCDTLLDARELAQSLLAEIRQATADGPGVTRESYGKGENTALRIIEERARELGLHHECDRAGNLWLSLPEENRDLPFLAIGSHADSVPQGGNFDGLAGIVAGMLILLGLRGRHEEAVPLKVLALRGEESAWYGKAYLGSLSLLGKLPAGTLARRHRDGAGVLSEAMSRCGADIEAIQRGEPLIDPAQMAAYLELHIEQGPVMVNRGWPVALVTGIRGNVRHNLIRCIGETGHSGAVPRWLRKDALLAVAELLSRMDEHWRVLLQMGMDMVMTTGICSTAAQSHAVSVIPGEVAFSFEVRSQDTQTLERFYTLMRDECQAIERDRNVRFEFDERLFTEPATMDAAWLNRLEAVAPAGVKLERIASGAGHDAAVFANAGVPSAMVFIRNENGSHNPFEAMDIDDFLMGVDLLTRAVTAKA